In Defluviitalea raffinosedens, the following proteins share a genomic window:
- a CDS encoding AraC family transcriptional regulator, translated as MDALRSMNNALAYIEEHLTEEIDYSEVSKIAYCSEYHFKRMFSFLAGISLSEYIRRRRLTLAALDLKDNNLRIIDVAVKYGYNSADSFSRAFHSLHGILPSEARSENTQLKAYPRMTFQLSIKGGCEMNYRIVEKGPFKIVGFKKRVPIRFNGVNPEIAEMIELLTPEVIKKLKVLSNVEPTGIISASTNFSKGRMEEKCELDHYIGVATSSDETAEFDVLKVEDSTWAVFESIGPFPETLQNVWGRIYSEWFPSSGYEAVEGPEILWNESPDTGNPKYRSEIWIPVKKKDY; from the coding sequence ATGGATGCTTTAAGAAGTATGAATAATGCATTAGCGTATATTGAAGAGCACTTAACAGAGGAAATTGATTATAGTGAAGTATCTAAAATCGCTTATTGTTCAGAGTATCATTTCAAGCGGATGTTTTCTTTTTTAGCAGGTATAAGTTTATCAGAATATATTCGGAGAAGAAGACTGACGTTGGCTGCACTTGATTTGAAAGATAATAATTTGAGAATAATTGATGTAGCCGTCAAATACGGCTATAATTCGGCTGATTCATTTTCCCGTGCTTTTCATTCCCTGCATGGCATTCTCCCTTCTGAGGCAAGGAGTGAGAATACACAGTTAAAAGCTTATCCTCGAATGACCTTTCAATTATCAATTAAAGGAGGATGCGAAATGAATTATCGTATTGTTGAAAAAGGACCATTTAAGATCGTAGGATTCAAGAAGAGAGTACCAATTAGATTTAATGGTGTGAATCCGGAAATTGCAGAAATGATTGAACTATTAACCCCTGAGGTCATCAAAAAGCTGAAGGTGCTGTCAAATGTAGAACCAACAGGAATTATTAGTGCATCTACGAACTTCTCGAAAGGAAGAATGGAAGAAAAATGTGAATTGGATCATTACATTGGTGTAGCAACCTCAAGTGATGAAACTGCAGAATTTGATGTATTGAAAGTAGAAGACAGTACCTGGGCAGTCTTTGAATCCATTGGGCCCTTCCCGGAAACACTTCAAAATGTGTGGGGTAGGATATACTCAGAGTGGTTTCCATCTTCAGGATACGAGGCGGTTGAAGGTCCTGAAATTTTATGGAATGAGAGTCCAGATACTGGAAATCCAAAGTATCGAAGCGAAATCTGGATTCCAGTAAAGAAAAAAGACTATTAA
- a CDS encoding hydroxyethylthiazole kinase yields the protein MTKEEIQNQIAQTVETVKKTNPMVGSITNMVTINLVANAQLAVGGSAAMVYLPEEGEVLAKSGQAMYINVGTLLPIHEEILPYVAKTLRDTFRYNFLMNFIKQVQQI from the coding sequence ATGACAAAAGAGGAGATTCAAAATCAGATTGCCCAGACAGTGGAAACTGTAAAAAAGACTAACCCTATGGTAGGTTCCATTACCAATATGGTAACCATTAATCTCGTAGCCAATGCACAACTGGCTGTCGGAGGTTCTGCTGCTATGGTGTATCTGCCTGAAGAAGGAGAAGTTTTGGCTAAATCTGGTCAAGCTATGTATATCAATGTGGGGACACTTTTACCCATTCATGAGGAAATATTACCTTATGTAGCAAAAACTTTACGAGATACTTTCAGATACAATTTCTTGATGAACTTTATAAAGCAAGTGCAGCAGATATAG
- a CDS encoding MTH1187 family thiamine-binding protein, with protein sequence MNTLIAVAIAPFGIGDELSSEVAEVVKVIRESGLPNRTTSMFTEIEGPWDEVMQVVKDATFALANKGIRTEVVLKADIRPGFTNMMNRKVQKLNEILGEEN encoded by the coding sequence ATGAATACTTTAATTGCAGTGGCCATTGCGCCTTTTGGCATTGGAGATGAACTTTCATCTGAAGTTGCAGAAGTGGTGAAAGTGATTCGAGAGTCGGGATTGCCAAACAGAACCACTTCCATGTTTACGGAAATAGAAGGTCCCTGGGATGAGGTGATGCAGGTGGTGAAAGATGCAACCTTTGCACTGGCAAATAAAGGCATCCGAACGGAAGTGGTGTTAAAGGCAGATATTCGTCCAGGATTTACTAACATGATGAACAGAAAGGTTCAAAAACTCAATGAAATTTTAGGAGAAGAAAATTAG
- the thiC gene encoding phosphomethylpyrimidine synthase ThiC — translation MREYSTQMEAARKGIITEELKKVAEKELMTVEELMPLVAAGKVVICANKNHKCLDPQGVGSMLKTKINVNLGVSKDYKDYDMEMKKVMEAVNMGVHSIMDLSSHGDTIPFRRKLIAECPVMIGTVPVYDSVIHYQRDLATLTAKDFIDVIRLHAEDGVDFITLHCGITRKTIEQIKEHKRKMNIVSRGGSLVFAWMCMTGEENPFYEYYDEILDICREYDVTISLGDACRPGCLADASDVCQIEELVRLGELTKRAWEKDVQVMIEGPGHMPIDQIEANMKIQQTICNGAPFYVLGPLVTDIAPGYDHITAAIGGAIAASAGAAFLCYVTPAEHLALPNLEDVKQGIIAMKIAAHAADIAKGVRGARQIDDRMAEARRSFDWEAQWECAIDPETAKRIREERKPEFEDTCSMCGKFCAVRSMNKALAGEHIDIL, via the coding sequence GTGAGAGAATATTCAACTCAGATGGAAGCCGCAAGAAAAGGAATCATTACAGAAGAACTAAAAAAAGTAGCTGAAAAAGAACTGATGACCGTTGAGGAACTGATGCCATTAGTTGCAGCAGGAAAAGTAGTAATATGTGCAAATAAAAATCATAAATGCCTTGATCCGCAGGGTGTAGGTTCAATGCTAAAAACTAAGATAAATGTGAATTTAGGCGTTTCGAAAGATTACAAAGACTACGATATGGAAATGAAAAAAGTGATGGAAGCTGTCAATATGGGCGTCCATTCAATCATGGATTTGTCTTCCCACGGAGATACCATTCCTTTTCGAAGGAAGTTGATTGCAGAATGCCCGGTTATGATAGGAACTGTACCAGTATATGATTCCGTTATCCATTATCAGAGAGACCTGGCCACCCTTACAGCAAAAGATTTTATTGATGTCATAAGGCTCCATGCTGAAGATGGAGTGGATTTTATCACTTTGCACTGTGGGATTACAAGAAAAACGATAGAACAGATCAAGGAGCATAAAAGAAAAATGAATATCGTATCCAGAGGAGGTTCTCTTGTATTTGCATGGATGTGCATGACAGGTGAAGAGAATCCTTTTTATGAGTATTATGATGAAATCTTGGATATATGCCGTGAATATGATGTGACGATATCCTTAGGAGATGCTTGTAGACCGGGATGTCTTGCCGATGCGTCGGATGTATGTCAGATTGAAGAACTTGTAAGACTTGGAGAGCTTACAAAAAGAGCCTGGGAAAAAGATGTACAGGTTATGATTGAAGGACCAGGACATATGCCGATCGACCAAATAGAAGCCAATATGAAAATACAACAGACGATTTGCAACGGAGCACCTTTCTATGTGTTAGGTCCATTGGTAACGGATATTGCCCCTGGATATGATCACATCACGGCTGCGATTGGTGGCGCCATTGCAGCTTCAGCCGGTGCGGCTTTCTTGTGCTATGTGACTCCTGCAGAACACTTAGCATTACCAAATTTAGAAGATGTAAAGCAAGGGATTATTGCTATGAAAATAGCAGCCCATGCAGCAGACATCGCAAAAGGGGTAAGAGGAGCACGGCAGATTGATGACAGAATGGCAGAAGCAAGAAGAAGCTTTGACTGGGAAGCCCAGTGGGAATGTGCGATAGATCCTGAAACTGCAAAAAGAATCCGTGAAGAAAGGAAGCCAGAGTTCGAAGATACATGTTCCATGTGTGGAAAATTTTGTGCAGTAAGAAGTATGAACAAGGCACTGGCAGGCGAACATATCGATATTTTGTGA
- the nadA gene encoding quinolinate synthase NadA yields MRGRNTMDTQEMINEINKLKREKKAIILAHNYQAPEVQDIADFVGDSLGLSRRAANTDADIIVFCGVHFMAESAKIFSPDKKVLLPAYDAGCPMADMIDADQLRVLKKKYPNVPVVCYINSSAEVKAESDICCTSANAVKVVQSIDSDKVLFVPDQNLGNYVAKQIPQKDVICWEGFCITHHKVKCNVLDMVRKHRSNTKILVHPECNPDVVAKADFVGSTSQIIQYVEESDEKEFVIGTEMGVLHSLEKQNPDKKFYLLSPSLICVNMKKTRLEDVYRALKDEIYEIEVDKDIMAAAKNSLERMLKVS; encoded by the coding sequence ATGAGAGGAAGAAATACCATGGATACTCAGGAAATGATTAATGAAATCAATAAACTCAAAAGAGAAAAAAAGGCTATCATACTTGCTCACAATTATCAAGCACCAGAAGTTCAAGATATAGCAGATTTTGTTGGGGATTCACTGGGACTTAGCAGAAGAGCTGCCAATACCGATGCGGATATTATCGTTTTTTGTGGTGTACATTTTATGGCAGAAAGTGCAAAGATTTTTTCACCGGATAAAAAAGTTCTTTTGCCGGCATATGATGCAGGATGTCCTATGGCTGATATGATTGATGCGGATCAGCTAAGAGTATTGAAGAAAAAATACCCCAATGTTCCGGTGGTATGTTATATTAATTCTTCTGCGGAAGTTAAAGCAGAAAGTGATATATGCTGTACTTCAGCCAATGCAGTAAAAGTGGTTCAATCCATTGACAGTGATAAAGTTTTATTCGTACCAGATCAAAACTTAGGGAATTATGTAGCGAAACAGATACCCCAAAAGGATGTCATATGTTGGGAAGGATTTTGCATAACCCATCATAAAGTAAAGTGCAATGTATTGGATATGGTTAGAAAGCATAGAAGCAATACAAAGATATTAGTCCACCCGGAATGTAATCCGGATGTAGTTGCAAAAGCAGATTTTGTAGGAAGTACATCTCAAATCATACAATATGTAGAAGAGTCGGATGAAAAGGAATTTGTTATAGGAACTGAGATGGGTGTACTTCATTCTTTAGAAAAGCAGAATCCTGATAAAAAGTTTTACTTGCTTTCCCCGTCGTTGATATGCGTTAACATGAAAAAAACGCGATTGGAAGATGTGTATAGAGCATTAAAAGACGAAATTTATGAAATCGAAGTCGACAAAGATATTATGGCAGCAGCTAAAAACTCTCTTGAAAGGATGCTGAAAGTATCTTAA
- the nadB gene encoding L-aspartate oxidase — MKRRYLANFNLDKIKREYCDVLIIGSGVAGLYTSINIDPKYRVIVLSKDMINENNSNLAQGGIAASISPEDSMLLHFEDTIKAGNNYNDKKSVQILVEEALENVKKLMDMGVQFDKDEKGNIKLTREGGHSKNRIFHYQDRTGKEVMRGLTKEALKRENIIIRGNQLAIDLLTLDFKCLGALVKNGAETYAILSKAVVLATGGIGQVYNYTTNSVIATGDGIAMAYRAGAEIIDMEFVQFHPTVLYSPNDHKRFLISEAVRGEGAVLRNNKKEAFMGKYHKLKDLAPRDIVSRSIFNEMIKENTPYVYLDITHKDADFIKNRFPSIYQVCLSKGIDMTKDYIPVCPAQHYLMGGVRTDYFGRTSIERLYACGETACTKVHGANRLASNSLLEGLVFGKRAAEDINQTINKLKIEEPLIKNDEVYESIDQNEIQEIKTKVRETMGRNAFIFRSKEGLYAALYMMKEVLNRLQACSEDSKAFYECFNIATVAYLIIQAALSREESIGSHMMINREESKCLIGF, encoded by the coding sequence ATGAAGAGAAGGTATCTTGCAAATTTTAACCTGGATAAAATAAAAAGAGAATACTGTGATGTGCTCATCATAGGTAGCGGAGTAGCCGGCCTTTATACATCCATCAATATAGATCCTAAATATCGTGTAATCGTTTTATCAAAGGATATGATTAATGAAAATAACAGTAATTTAGCTCAAGGGGGCATAGCTGCCAGTATCAGTCCCGAAGACAGTATGCTCCTTCATTTTGAAGATACAATAAAGGCAGGCAATAACTATAATGATAAAAAATCTGTACAAATACTGGTGGAAGAAGCTTTAGAAAATGTCAAAAAGCTTATGGATATGGGCGTCCAGTTTGATAAAGATGAAAAGGGAAATATAAAATTAACCAGAGAAGGAGGACATTCAAAAAACAGAATTTTTCACTATCAGGACAGAACCGGGAAAGAAGTCATGAGGGGTTTGACCAAAGAAGCATTAAAGAGAGAAAATATTATCATTAGGGGAAATCAACTTGCCATAGATCTGTTGACACTGGACTTTAAATGCTTAGGTGCTTTAGTTAAAAATGGGGCAGAAACCTATGCAATACTGTCTAAGGCCGTTGTTTTAGCTACTGGAGGGATAGGACAAGTTTATAACTATACAACGAATTCAGTGATTGCTACAGGGGATGGCATTGCTATGGCTTACAGAGCAGGAGCAGAGATCATCGATATGGAGTTTGTACAATTCCATCCAACTGTATTATACAGCCCCAATGATCATAAAAGATTTTTGATTTCAGAAGCTGTAAGGGGAGAAGGAGCTGTACTCAGAAATAATAAAAAAGAGGCATTTATGGGTAAATATCATAAACTTAAAGACTTGGCCCCCAGGGATATTGTTTCCAGAAGCATTTTTAATGAAATGATCAAAGAAAATACTCCTTATGTTTATCTGGATATAACCCATAAGGATGCAGATTTTATTAAAAACAGATTTCCAAGTATCTACCAGGTTTGCTTGTCTAAAGGGATTGATATGACCAAAGACTATATTCCTGTCTGTCCGGCACAGCATTACCTCATGGGAGGCGTAAGAACAGATTATTTTGGAAGGACGAGTATTGAGAGACTGTATGCCTGTGGAGAGACTGCTTGTACGAAGGTTCATGGAGCCAATAGGCTGGCAAGCAATTCTCTGTTAGAAGGTCTGGTATTTGGGAAAAGAGCAGCAGAAGACATAAATCAAACCATAAATAAATTAAAAATAGAAGAGCCTTTGATTAAAAATGACGAAGTTTATGAATCCATAGACCAAAATGAAATTCAGGAAATTAAAACGAAAGTCAGAGAAACAATGGGAAGAAATGCTTTTATTTTTAGAAGCAAAGAAGGATTATATGCAGCCTTATATATGATGAAGGAAGTATTAAACCGGTTACAAGCTTGCAGTGAAGACAGCAAGGCATTTTATGAATGTTTTAATATTGCAACAGTTGCGTATTTGATTATTCAGGCTGCTTTAAGCAGGGAAGAAAGTATAGGCAGTCATATGATGATAAATAGGGAGGAATCTAAATGCTTAATTGGATTTTAG